The genomic segment ACCCGTACACAAGAGCACTTCTGGCGGAAGCGCCGCGTCTTGACCAGCGAAAGCGCGACTTCGCGCCGATCGAAGGCGAGATTCCCTCTCCACTGGCACCACCGGACGGGTGTTTTTTCAATCCGCGATGCCAGCATGCGCAGGACATTTGCCGTCAGCGCCAGCCACAGCTTGAGACGTTCGGAGAAGCACACTCGGTCGCCTGCCACTTTTGGAAGGACATCTGAACGGAGCCAAGGCATCGCCAGACGCGTTTGAACCAGGCGTGACCGGCTTCCGCGCGACATTGGAGGAAAGAATGAAAAACACGGATCGAGTCTGGGATTTGATCGATGCGCGCCGGGAGGACTACATCGGGCTTTCTGATCGTGTCTTCGACCTGCCGGAAATCGCCTATACTGAGTTCAAATCCGTCGCAGAGCACAAGAAGATGCTAGAACAGGAAGGATTTCGCATCACGGAAGGTGTTGCCGGAATACCGACGGCCATTGTCGGCGAGGCGGGGGAAGAAGGGCCGGTGATTGCCATTCTTGGCGAATTCGATGCTCTTCCGGAATTGGGGCAGGTCGCCGGTGTCGCTGAACACCAACCGGTGGAAGCGGGCGGAGCAGGGCACGGATGCGGGCACAATCTCCTCGGCGCGGCCGCATTGCTGGCGGCTTCTGCGGTCAAGGACTACTTGAGCGAACGGGGTATCAAGGGACGCGTGCGCTACTACGGTTGCCCGGCAGAGGAGGGCGGTGCGGCCAAGACCTTCATGGTTCGCGAAGGTGTGTTTGAGGATGTGGATGCCGCGATTTCCTGGCATCCGGCAACTTTCACGGCGGTCAACGAAGCCAGATCCCTTGCCAACACGCGCATCGATTTCACCTTTCACGGCCGCGCAGCCCATGCCGCCGGTGCGCCTGAACTTGGGCGGAGTGCTCTCGATGCCATCGAACTGATGAATGTTGGTGTCAATTACATGCGTGAACACATGCCGGACGAGGCGCGGGTGCATTATGCATATCTCGATGCGGGCGGAATTGCCCCGAATGTCGTGCAATCAAAGGCAACCGTTCGCCAGCTTGTCAGGGCCCGTGACCTTTCCGAACTGCGCGGGCTGATTGAACGTGTACGCAAGATCGCCGAAGGCGCTGCCCTGA from the Roseibium sp. HPY-6 genome contains:
- a CDS encoding amidohydrolase, producing the protein MKNTDRVWDLIDARREDYIGLSDRVFDLPEIAYTEFKSVAEHKKMLEQEGFRITEGVAGIPTAIVGEAGEEGPVIAILGEFDALPELGQVAGVAEHQPVEAGGAGHGCGHNLLGAAALLAASAVKDYLSERGIKGRVRYYGCPAEEGGAAKTFMVREGVFEDVDAAISWHPATFTAVNEARSLANTRIDFTFHGRAAHAAGAPELGRSALDAIELMNVGVNYMREHMPDEARVHYAYLDAGGIAPNVVQSKATVRQLVRARDLSELRGLIERVRKIAEGAALMTETEVETNVVSGVSNLIGNRPLEETMQKNMERLGAPDFDEHDREFAEKIRATLSQDNITVSFRRIGAEVNPDLALCDFVAPLDRHSEGGEGSTDVGDVSWAVPTVQARVATCAVGTPFHTWQLTAQGKAPAAHKGMTHAAKIMAGTAVDLFEDSSTLESAKDAHQRKLAIDPYACPIPDDVVPPLKAMSNQ